CACGACGGCTGGCTGACGGCGTTCGTCCTTCCGGCTGTTGTCGTGGCTGGCGTCGATCATCAGGCGCGTTGGCAGATCGGCGCGGCGCAGGCTCTCCAGCACCCGCCCGACGCTCTCCGCGTCGTAATTCGGGCCGCTCCTACCGCCGCGTAAGATCACATGGCAGTCGGCGTTGCCGCGGGTGGTAATGATCGCGGCCAGGCCCTGATCGGTGACGCCGAGGAAACTGTGCGGGCTGGCTGCCGCCCGCACCGCATCGATCGCCATCTGCACACCCCCGCCCGTCCCGTTCTTGAAGCCCACCGGCATCGAAAGGCCGGAGGCCAGGTTGCGATGGACCTGGCTCTCAGTCGTGCGCGCACCGATCGCGGCCCAGGCGACCGCATCGGCGAAGAACTGCGGCGAGATCGGGTCGAGGAACTCGCAGGCGATGGGTAGCCTGAGCGCGACGATGTCCAGCAGCAGCCTGCGCGCAAGATACAACCCGTCGTTGACGGCGAAGCTCCCGTCGAGATGCGGGTCATTGATCAGGCCCTTCCAGCCCACCGTCGTCCGCGGCTTCTCGAAGTAGACACGCATGACGATCCGCAGATCCTGCACCAATGCATCGGCGAGGGCCGTGAGGCGCTGCGCGTAGTCACGGGCAGCCACAGGATCATGGATCGAGCACGGGCCGACAACGACGACCAGCCGGTCGTCCCGCTGGTCCAGAATGTCAATGATCTCTGTGCGAGCGGAACGCACGGCCGCCATGCCCGCCTCGGTTAACGGCAACTGCTCAAGCAAGATGACCGGTGGGACCAACGCTCGAATGCCCGTGACGCGCAAGTCGCGGGTCGTCGCAGGCCCGCCGTTGCTGAGCGGACCCGTCTTGTTAGCACTTAACATCCCCTGCCCCTTCCCGTTCGGCTAGACCAACAGGCCATGATCGGTTGACGGTGGGCTACTGCCCCACGGCTCCGGTGTGCTTCCGCATGGTCTGATGATCGAGGTACATTATAATAGCCTTCGTCGGTGCGACCAAAGACGGAACCTCCAGCCGGGAAACAAGGGCTCCTGGTGCCGAACCCGGAGGTGACGGGGAGCACCGTCGCCACGGCGAGCGCCTCAAACGCGGCTCCAACCACCGTCAGGACTAGTCCAATGGTGAGCCAGCGATGTGAGGCGTCCCAGATGCGTGGCACAGGCGCGTTCGGTGCGATCCCTCGTCCCCTGCGGTGGTGGATCGGGTGTTGATGTTCAGCATGCGCTGCCCCTAACATGTGCGGTCGCATTTCGCTCCTGTGAGCGCGACCACCATGATACCGAGGAGGGTAGAGGTCCGGCAAGGGATCGCCATCGGTCTGAGGGCGGTTCCACGACCTGATCCAATGCTCACGCTGCGCGGGGACCGCCGACGTGGCGTGGCACGGG
The genomic region above belongs to Herpetosiphonaceae bacterium and contains:
- a CDS encoding 3-deoxy-7-phosphoheptulonate synthase, translating into MLSANKTGPLSNGGPATTRDLRVTGIRALVPPVILLEQLPLTEAGMAAVRSARTEIIDILDQRDDRLVVVVGPCSIHDPVAARDYAQRLTALADALVQDLRIVMRVYFEKPRTTVGWKGLINDPHLDGSFAVNDGLYLARRLLLDIVALRLPIACEFLDPISPQFFADAVAWAAIGARTTESQVHRNLASGLSMPVGFKNGTGGGVQMAIDAVRAAASPHSFLGVTDQGLAAIITTRGNADCHVILRGGRSGPNYDAESVGRVLESLRRADLPTRLMIDASHDNSRKDERRQPAVVAEIGAQVAGGTRGIVGVMLESFLVEGRQDLTDPSRLVYGQSITDGCMGWETTSAILHELAEAVRARRGR